In Priestia megaterium NBRC 15308 = ATCC 14581, the following proteins share a genomic window:
- a CDS encoding stage V sporulation protein D has product MRVSGVTVRKRLAIVLFVGFIVFLIIDTRLGYVQLLTGDTLTEKAKDLWSRNIPFEPERGKILDRNDVALATNKSAPTVLVMPRQVENPAVTAEKLAKVLGASKEKVYEQITKASSSVYLRPEGRKISHAKANEVRNLNLKGVYIAEDSKRYYPFGSYLSHVLGFAGVDNQGLTGLELYYDKELKGQKGSVKLYSDAKGKKMPNIADDYTAPVDGLDLRLTIDSRVQTIMERELDNAQTAYNPDGMIAIAMNPKNGEILGMSSRPGFDPTDFKNVKPEVYNRNLPIWSVYEPGSTFKIITLAAALEEKKVDLLKDQFYDDGAAEVGGARLRCWKKGGHGQQSFLEVVQNSCNPGFVELGERLGKEKLFKYIKEFGFGQKTGIDLQGEAKGILFPLERVGPVEQATTAFGQGVAVTPIQQVAAVSAAVNGGTLYEPYIAKEWVDPTTGKVVSSHKPVAKRKVISEETSKEVRFALESVVAQGSGKGAFVEGYRVGGKTGTAQKAQNGKYLKNNHIVSFIGVAPADNPEIVVYVAVDNPKGTIQFGGVVAAPIVGKMIEDSLRVMDVKPRKGQIEKELTWLDTPMIKVPNVVGMSKKELQEQLLNLKLDVSGEGDKVVKQSPAAGTKVKEGETVRIYMGK; this is encoded by the coding sequence ATGCGGGTATCAGGAGTCACAGTTCGTAAAAGGCTAGCCATTGTTTTGTTTGTCGGTTTTATTGTGTTTTTGATTATTGATACAAGGCTTGGATATGTACAGTTGCTGACTGGGGATACGCTAACTGAAAAAGCCAAAGACTTATGGAGTCGGAATATTCCTTTTGAACCTGAAAGAGGAAAGATACTAGATCGCAATGATGTGGCACTTGCTACAAATAAAAGTGCACCGACCGTTTTAGTTATGCCAAGACAAGTTGAAAATCCAGCTGTTACAGCTGAAAAGTTAGCAAAAGTGCTGGGAGCATCAAAAGAAAAAGTATATGAGCAAATAACAAAAGCTTCTTCTAGCGTGTATTTGCGTCCTGAAGGAAGAAAAATTTCACATGCGAAAGCAAATGAAGTGCGAAATTTAAATTTAAAAGGCGTATATATAGCTGAGGATTCGAAGCGGTACTATCCGTTTGGAAGTTATTTGTCGCATGTATTAGGCTTTGCGGGAGTAGATAATCAAGGGTTAACAGGCCTTGAATTATATTATGATAAAGAGCTAAAAGGACAAAAAGGTTCAGTTAAACTGTATTCGGATGCTAAAGGTAAAAAGATGCCCAATATAGCCGATGACTACACAGCACCTGTGGACGGGCTGGATTTGAGATTGACCATTGATTCACGTGTGCAAACGATCATGGAGCGTGAGTTGGATAATGCTCAGACAGCTTATAATCCAGATGGTATGATTGCCATTGCCATGAATCCTAAAAACGGTGAAATTTTAGGTATGTCTAGTCGTCCGGGCTTTGATCCTACGGATTTTAAAAATGTGAAGCCTGAGGTGTATAATCGCAATCTTCCAATCTGGAGCGTATATGAGCCCGGATCGACGTTTAAGATTATTACACTGGCAGCTGCTCTTGAAGAAAAGAAAGTGGATTTACTAAAAGATCAATTTTACGATGATGGAGCCGCGGAAGTTGGCGGAGCGAGACTTCGCTGCTGGAAAAAAGGCGGACATGGACAGCAGTCTTTTTTAGAAGTTGTACAGAACTCATGTAACCCTGGTTTTGTGGAGCTTGGGGAACGTTTAGGAAAAGAAAAATTGTTCAAATACATTAAAGAATTTGGCTTTGGTCAAAAAACAGGTATTGATTTACAAGGGGAAGCAAAAGGAATTTTGTTCCCACTTGAGCGCGTAGGGCCGGTTGAACAAGCTACAACAGCTTTTGGGCAAGGGGTTGCTGTTACGCCTATTCAACAAGTAGCTGCTGTTTCCGCAGCCGTAAACGGTGGAACGCTTTATGAACCTTATATTGCCAAAGAGTGGGTGGATCCAACTACCGGAAAGGTTGTAAGCAGTCATAAGCCGGTTGCTAAGCGAAAAGTTATTTCCGAGGAAACGTCTAAGGAAGTGCGTTTTGCTCTTGAAAGTGTAGTAGCACAAGGAAGCGGAAAAGGAGCTTTTGTGGAAGGGTACCGCGTTGGAGGAAAGACGGGTACGGCGCAGAAAGCTCAAAATGGAAAGTATTTAAAAAATAATCACATCGTTTCTTTTATCGGTGTTGCACCAGCAGATAACCCTGAAATTGTCGTGTATGTTGCGGTTGATAATCCAAAAGGCACCATTCAGTTTGGTGGAGTTGTAGCAGCTCCGATTGTAGGTAAAATGATTGAAGACAGCTTGCGTGTGATGGACGTTAAACCGCGTAAAGGACAAATTGAAAAAGAGTTAACGTGGCTGGACACACCAATGATAAAAGTACCAAATGTCGTAGGAATGTCAAAAAAAGAGTTACAAGAACAGCTACTTAATTTAAAATTAGATGTGAGTGGCGAAGGAGATAAAGTGGTCAAGCAGTCTCCTGCAGCCGGAACGAAAGTTAAAGAAGGCGAAACGGTTAGAATTTATATGGGAAAATAA
- the rsmH gene encoding 16S rRNA (cytosine(1402)-N(4))-methyltransferase RsmH produces MFNHTTVLLKEAAEGLNIKPDGVYVDCTLGGAGHSEYIVKQLSEKGKLIAFDQDDVALANAKEKLAPYLDRVILIKSNFRYLKEQLMEHGIEEVDGVLFDLGVSSPQLDTPERGFSFHHDAPLDMRMDQNSMFSAYNVVNEWPYEKLVKIFFQYGEEKFSKQIARKIEAYRESKPIETTLELVDLIKDGIPAPARRTGGHPAKRIFQAIRIAVNDELQVFEDAIEQAMDVIKKGGRVSVITFHSLEDRICKVAFKNASTVPQLPHGLPIIPEEFKPKMKVITRKPILPSEEEIEENKRARSAKLRIVEKLV; encoded by the coding sequence ATGTTTAATCACACAACTGTTTTGCTTAAAGAAGCAGCGGAAGGCTTAAATATTAAGCCGGATGGAGTATATGTCGACTGCACGCTTGGCGGAGCAGGTCATAGTGAATATATCGTAAAACAGCTATCAGAAAAAGGGAAATTAATTGCGTTTGATCAAGACGATGTCGCTCTTGCAAATGCAAAAGAGAAATTGGCCCCGTATCTAGACAGAGTTATTCTAATCAAAAGTAATTTTCGCTATTTAAAAGAGCAGCTAATGGAACACGGAATTGAAGAAGTAGACGGAGTATTGTTTGACCTCGGAGTCTCGTCTCCTCAGTTGGATACACCAGAGCGAGGGTTCAGCTTTCATCATGATGCCCCGCTTGATATGCGCATGGATCAAAACTCAATGTTTTCTGCGTACAACGTAGTAAATGAATGGCCTTATGAAAAACTTGTGAAAATCTTTTTCCAATACGGAGAAGAAAAGTTTTCAAAACAAATTGCCCGCAAAATTGAAGCATATCGAGAGTCTAAACCAATTGAAACAACGCTAGAGCTTGTTGATCTTATTAAAGATGGTATTCCAGCGCCAGCTAGACGAACGGGTGGACATCCCGCAAAACGAATTTTCCAGGCTATTCGAATTGCTGTAAATGATGAGCTCCAAGTATTTGAAGATGCAATTGAACAGGCTATGGATGTGATCAAAAAAGGTGGACGTGTAAGTGTTATTACCTTCCACTCACTTGAAGATCGAATTTGTAAAGTGGCGTTTAAAAATGCAAGCACGGTTCCGCAGCTTCCGCATGGACTGCCGATTATTCCAGAAGAATTTAAACCTAAAATGAAAGTTATTACAAGAAAACCTATTTTACCTTCAGAAGAAGAGATAGAAGAAAATAAGCGCGCGCGTTCGGCAAAGCTTCGAATTGTTGAGAAATTAGTGTAA
- a CDS encoding penicillin-binding protein — translation MTTPRKNSNISTGAAILILIFALLFFVLAIRFFYIQATGKADGEALAEIAQKQHTRTSKIEGQRGTIYDRNGEAIAQDTGAYTVVAILKESQSEDKDHPQHVVDPEKTAEKLAPLLKMDESKIDSMLTRGIKRGAFQVELGPGGRDIDNVLKQKIEKLNLPGITFLRDSKRFYPNGVFASSILGYAQKDDTGKIVGKMGIEKVFDKQLSEEDGYVKYEAAKNGIKLPDPKESIVAPKNGDSVTLTIDEKIQTFLEDAMTAAAKEYKPEELMATVVNPKTGEILAMSNRPSFDPNIRDITSYRNPFVENSYELGSTMKIFTLAAAIDAGVYNGEDRYQSGSYKVTKNSVPINDHNGGVGWGAITFNEGIQRSSNVAVAILANEKLGTDRLYKYLDKFGFMDKTGIDLPNEASSKLVTKYPRDRVTTAFGQASAFTPIQEIQAATAIANDGKMMKPYVIKQVVDETNKKTIKKTKPTVVGQPISKKAANETLDILETVVSSDDGTGKPYAIEGYDVAGKTGTAQIPGPTGGYLHGHGKNFISFMGFAPAKDPKLLVYVAVKNPTLTPQETGTAPLTAVFNPVMKNSLQYLGVEPEKTDEDGKKTEDKKVDSEITLKSYVNESVDSAVKDLKQKGLVPVVIGKGDTVESQSPTSDTIVTGQRVFIKTNGKATMPDLTGFSHRDVIRFSEFVNVRPSALENGYVVSQSIKAGDPLKAGTYLKVELETPKEFSSTLNKLKETEKSESDSKKDDKQLD, via the coding sequence ATGACTACGCCAAGAAAAAATAGCAATATTAGTACAGGAGCAGCAATATTAATTTTAATATTTGCATTGCTCTTTTTTGTATTAGCCATCAGGTTCTTTTACATCCAAGCGACGGGCAAAGCAGACGGAGAAGCTTTAGCCGAAATTGCACAAAAACAGCATACGCGAACGTCTAAAATTGAAGGACAGCGCGGTACGATTTACGATCGAAACGGAGAAGCAATCGCCCAAGACACAGGTGCTTATACGGTTGTGGCGATTTTGAAGGAATCGCAATCAGAAGATAAAGATCATCCACAGCACGTGGTAGACCCAGAAAAGACGGCTGAAAAATTAGCCCCATTATTAAAGATGGACGAATCAAAAATTGACAGCATGTTAACAAGAGGAATTAAAAGGGGAGCATTCCAAGTCGAACTTGGTCCCGGAGGCCGTGACATTGATAACGTGCTAAAGCAAAAAATTGAAAAACTAAATCTCCCAGGCATCACGTTTTTACGCGATTCGAAGCGCTTCTATCCAAACGGTGTATTCGCCTCAAGTATTTTAGGGTACGCACAAAAAGATGATACGGGTAAAATCGTAGGGAAAATGGGAATTGAAAAAGTATTTGATAAGCAGCTTTCTGAAGAAGATGGATATGTAAAATACGAAGCTGCTAAAAATGGAATTAAGCTTCCGGATCCAAAAGAGTCAATTGTAGCTCCGAAAAATGGAGACAGCGTCACGCTTACGATTGATGAAAAAATTCAAACGTTTTTAGAGGATGCAATGACAGCTGCTGCTAAAGAATATAAACCAGAAGAGCTAATGGCAACGGTAGTGAATCCGAAAACCGGTGAAATTTTGGCGATGTCAAACCGTCCTTCATTTGACCCGAATATTCGTGATATCACTTCTTACCGTAATCCGTTTGTTGAAAACAGCTATGAACTTGGTTCAACGATGAAAATCTTTACGCTAGCAGCCGCGATTGATGCAGGCGTCTATAACGGCGAAGACCGCTATCAGTCGGGATCTTATAAAGTAACGAAAAACAGCGTTCCAATTAACGATCACAACGGCGGAGTCGGCTGGGGAGCTATTACATTTAATGAAGGAATTCAAAGGTCTTCAAATGTAGCGGTAGCCATTTTAGCCAACGAAAAATTGGGCACCGACCGTTTGTATAAATACTTGGACAAGTTTGGCTTTATGGATAAAACGGGAATTGACTTGCCAAACGAAGCTTCTAGCAAGTTAGTGACGAAGTACCCGAGAGACCGCGTAACTACTGCATTTGGACAGGCGTCCGCTTTTACGCCTATTCAAGAAATTCAAGCGGCTACTGCGATTGCAAATGACGGGAAAATGATGAAGCCTTACGTGATTAAACAAGTAGTCGATGAAACAAATAAGAAAACGATTAAGAAAACAAAACCTACCGTAGTAGGACAACCTATTTCTAAAAAAGCAGCGAACGAAACGCTAGATATTTTAGAAACCGTTGTTTCTTCTGATGACGGAACAGGGAAACCTTACGCGATTGAAGGATACGATGTCGCTGGAAAGACGGGAACAGCTCAAATTCCTGGTCCTACCGGAGGCTACTTGCATGGACACGGGAAAAATTTCATTTCCTTTATGGGCTTTGCACCTGCTAAAGATCCAAAGCTGCTTGTCTATGTAGCCGTTAAAAATCCAACTCTCACGCCTCAAGAGACGGGTACTGCGCCGCTTACAGCCGTATTTAATCCGGTGATGAAAAACAGCCTGCAGTACTTAGGGGTGGAGCCTGAAAAAACAGACGAAGACGGAAAGAAAACAGAAGATAAAAAAGTAGATTCAGAAATTACGCTTAAGTCTTACGTTAACGAATCAGTTGATAGTGCCGTGAAAGACTTAAAACAAAAAGGACTTGTTCCTGTTGTAATAGGTAAAGGAGATACGGTAGAAAGCCAATCACCGACTTCTGATACCATTGTCACTGGTCAACGCGTGTTTATTAAGACAAATGGAAAAGCCACAATGCCTGATTTAACAGGTTTTTCACATCGTGATGTTATACGCTTTAGTGAATTTGTCAACGTTCGACCTAGCGCACTTGAAAATGGTTATGTTGTAAGTCAAAGTATTAAAGCAGGCGATCCGTTAAAAGCAGGAACGTACCTGAAAGTAGAACTTGAAACGCCTAAAGAATTTTCAAGCACGTTAAATAAGTTAAAAGAAACGGAAAAAAGTGAGTCTGATAGTAAAAAAGACGATAAGCAACTTGACTAG
- the murD gene encoding UDP-N-acetylmuramoyl-L-alanine--D-glutamate ligase: MKSVNTYQGKQVLILGLAKSGLAAAQLVKQLGAKVVVNDQKPYEENAAAQELEKTGIEVVCGHHPLELLDKADVIVKNPGIPYSNVLLQEALKRNIPILTEVELAYEISEAPFIGITGSNGKTTTTTLIYKMLEEDQKQPLIAGNIGTVACEVAQKATKDNVIVTELSSFQLMGIEKFRPKISLLLNLFDAHLDYHGTKEEYIKAKANLFNNQTSEDFAVINADDELVMKASADVKATKVPFSVTAQTTEGAYIKNETIFFKDEEVMSLKDVVLPGKHNQENILAAVSVVKLYGCSNEAIYRVLTTFAGVKHRVQYVTTINKRKFYNDSKATNMLATKVALSAFSQPTILLAGGLDRGNEFDDLKEEFKNVKAVITFGETAPKIERVAKEAGIQIVKRVDNVKQAVSEAYACSDEEDVILLSPACASWDQFKTFEERGDIFIESVHKLK, from the coding sequence ATGAAATCAGTCAATACGTATCAAGGTAAACAAGTACTTATTTTAGGGTTAGCCAAGAGCGGTTTAGCAGCCGCTCAGTTAGTTAAACAGCTTGGTGCTAAAGTAGTCGTTAATGATCAAAAACCGTACGAAGAGAACGCAGCAGCACAGGAATTAGAAAAAACGGGCATTGAAGTTGTGTGTGGACATCATCCGCTTGAGCTTTTAGACAAAGCGGATGTTATTGTAAAAAACCCTGGGATTCCGTATTCAAATGTTCTATTGCAAGAAGCATTAAAGCGAAATATTCCGATTTTAACAGAGGTAGAATTGGCTTATGAAATTAGCGAAGCTCCTTTTATCGGAATTACGGGAAGCAATGGGAAGACAACAACAACAACGCTAATTTATAAAATGTTAGAAGAAGATCAAAAGCAGCCGTTGATTGCTGGAAATATTGGAACAGTAGCTTGTGAAGTGGCGCAAAAAGCAACAAAGGACAATGTAATTGTAACGGAGCTTTCTTCTTTTCAGCTGATGGGAATTGAAAAATTCCGTCCGAAAATCTCTTTATTATTGAATTTGTTTGATGCCCACTTAGACTATCATGGCACAAAAGAGGAATATATCAAAGCGAAAGCAAATCTCTTTAACAATCAAACAAGTGAAGACTTTGCCGTTATTAATGCGGATGATGAGCTAGTGATGAAAGCTAGTGCAGATGTTAAAGCGACAAAAGTACCTTTTTCTGTTACAGCTCAAACGACAGAAGGAGCGTATATTAAAAACGAAACCATTTTCTTTAAAGATGAAGAAGTGATGTCTTTAAAAGATGTGGTGCTGCCAGGCAAACATAATCAAGAAAACATTTTAGCAGCTGTATCCGTTGTGAAGCTGTACGGTTGTTCAAATGAAGCTATCTACCGAGTGCTCACAACGTTTGCTGGTGTTAAACACCGCGTTCAATATGTCACGACAATCAACAAACGCAAGTTTTATAATGACTCTAAAGCTACGAATATGCTTGCTACAAAAGTAGCTCTTTCCGCTTTTTCGCAGCCGACGATTTTACTTGCAGGTGGACTCGATCGCGGCAATGAGTTTGATGATTTAAAAGAAGAGTTTAAAAATGTGAAAGCTGTGATTACGTTTGGTGAAACGGCTCCTAAAATTGAACGCGTAGCAAAAGAAGCGGGAATACAAATTGTAAAACGTGTCGATAATGTTAAACAAGCAGTTTCAGAAGCATATGCTTGTTCAGATGAAGAAGATGTTATTTTATTATCTCCTGCTTGTGCAAGCTGGGATCAATTTAAAACTTTTGAAGAACGTGGTGACATCTTTATTGAATCTGTGCATAAACTGAAATAA
- the ftsL gene encoding cell division protein FtsL — MNNVAYKVREQDQQQKQQKTVRQVVRKTKRKITVGEKIVYSGFVALMLFGSVQIISNQSSLYSISEEVQSLDGKIDKQEAKNNELKLQVTELSAYDRIWTKAKELGLKLNENNVKVVND; from the coding sequence ATGAACAATGTAGCATACAAAGTAAGAGAGCAAGATCAGCAGCAGAAGCAGCAAAAGACGGTACGTCAAGTTGTTCGGAAGACAAAAAGAAAAATCACGGTTGGTGAAAAAATTGTGTATTCTGGATTTGTCGCACTCATGCTGTTTGGGTCTGTGCAAATCATTTCAAATCAATCTTCGCTTTATAGCATCAGTGAAGAAGTGCAATCACTCGATGGAAAGATTGACAAGCAAGAAGCAAAAAACAATGAGTTAAAATTACAGGTAACAGAGTTAAGTGCATACGATCGTATTTGGACAAAAGCAAAAGAACTTGGACTAAAATTGAATGAAAATAACGTAAAAGTCGTTAACGATTAA
- the mraY gene encoding phospho-N-acetylmuramoyl-pentapeptide-transferase: MLEQSILLTIGVAFLITVVLSPIFIPFLRRLKFGQSIRDEGPKSHQKKSGTPTMGGIMILLSIIVATLIMVNQYAELTYKTFLLLFVTIGFGLLGFLDDFIKVVLKRNLGLTSKQKFLGQVVISIIFYFIARQFEFSTEVTIPGIKDPIDLGWFYVVFLIIWLVGFSNAVNLTDGLDGLVSGTSAIAFGAFAVLAWNAEQFELSIFSVAVVGAVLGFLVFNAHPAKVFMGDTGSLALGGAIATVAVLMKMEFLLVIIGGVFVIETLSVIIQVASFKTTGKRVFKMSPLHHHYELSGWSEWRVVMTFWAVGLLFAMLGIYIEVWI, translated from the coding sequence GTGCTAGAACAATCAATTTTATTGACAATCGGCGTAGCCTTTTTGATTACGGTTGTATTGTCGCCGATTTTTATTCCCTTCTTAAGAAGATTAAAGTTTGGTCAAAGTATTCGTGATGAAGGCCCGAAATCTCACCAGAAAAAATCAGGTACACCTACAATGGGCGGTATCATGATTTTATTATCTATTATTGTGGCAACTCTTATTATGGTCAATCAGTATGCAGAACTTACATATAAGACGTTTCTATTATTATTTGTCACAATCGGATTTGGTTTATTAGGATTTTTAGATGATTTTATAAAAGTAGTGTTAAAGCGTAACCTTGGATTAACATCTAAACAAAAGTTTTTAGGTCAGGTTGTCATTTCAATTATTTTTTACTTTATTGCAAGACAGTTTGAGTTTTCAACTGAAGTGACGATTCCTGGAATTAAAGACCCAATCGATTTAGGTTGGTTTTATGTTGTTTTCCTCATCATCTGGCTTGTTGGTTTTTCAAACGCGGTTAACTTGACGGATGGATTAGACGGACTTGTATCTGGTACAAGTGCGATTGCTTTTGGTGCATTTGCAGTTCTTGCTTGGAATGCAGAGCAGTTTGAATTATCTATTTTCTCAGTTGCTGTAGTAGGAGCTGTGTTAGGGTTTTTAGTTTTTAATGCCCATCCTGCAAAAGTATTTATGGGAGATACGGGTTCTTTAGCGCTAGGAGGAGCTATCGCTACGGTGGCTGTTTTAATGAAAATGGAATTCTTGCTTGTTATTATCGGTGGTGTGTTTGTTATTGAAACACTATCTGTTATTATTCAAGTCGCATCTTTCAAAACAACAGGAAAACGTGTGTTTAAAATGAGCCCGCTTCATCACCATTACGAGCTAAGCGGCTGGTCGGAATGGCGCGTAGTTATGACTTTTTGGGCTGTAGGACTATTATTTGCAATGCTTGGAATTTATATCGAGGTGTGGATTTAA
- a CDS encoding UDP-N-acetylmuramoyl-L-alanyl-D-glutamate--2,6-diaminopimelate ligase — MDLRELLTHLHDFVQLPEQNIDITSIEMDSREVKPGALFICIDGYTVDGHNFAQMAVEKGAVAILAEKPVDVEVPVVRVKSTKRAMAVLADAFYNQPTQKMHLIGVTGTNGKTTITHLIEHIFKSQHKKTGLIGTIEIRIGDTSYDVKNTTPESLTLQKTFHQMVEENVEVAMMEVSSHALDLGRVHGCDFDVAVFSNLTQDHLDYHHTMEDYRRAKGLLFAQLGNAYNHDRPKFAVLNADDAATEEYIKNTAATVITYGIDRESDIRATNIQITNSGTTFDLTTPTETVRVEMKLIGKFSVYNVLAATASCLVSGIPLSVIVEEIKVLEGVSGRFEVVDAEQDFTVIVDYAHTPDSLENVLKTVKEFAKRNIYVIVGCGGDRDRTKRPIMARIAAEYSTQAILTSDNPRSEDPLAILKDMEEGLDTDNYVTIADRAEAIRYAVETAHADDVIVIAGKGHETYQIIGKKVFDFDDREVARKMIEERK; from the coding sequence ATGGATTTACGAGAACTACTAACACATTTACATGATTTTGTTCAGCTTCCTGAACAGAATATTGATATTACGTCAATTGAAATGGATTCAAGAGAAGTTAAGCCGGGAGCATTGTTCATTTGTATAGACGGCTATACGGTTGATGGCCATAACTTTGCACAGATGGCTGTGGAAAAAGGGGCAGTAGCAATCTTAGCAGAAAAGCCTGTGGATGTAGAAGTGCCTGTTGTACGTGTGAAGAGTACAAAACGAGCAATGGCAGTGCTAGCGGATGCTTTTTACAATCAGCCCACACAAAAAATGCATTTAATTGGTGTAACAGGCACAAATGGAAAAACAACGATTACACATTTAATTGAGCATATCTTTAAATCACAACATAAAAAGACGGGTCTAATTGGAACGATTGAAATTCGTATTGGTGATACGTCTTATGATGTGAAAAACACAACGCCTGAATCGCTGACGCTCCAAAAAACATTTCACCAAATGGTGGAGGAGAATGTAGAAGTAGCGATGATGGAAGTATCATCTCATGCACTTGACTTAGGACGCGTACACGGGTGCGACTTTGATGTTGCGGTATTTAGTAACTTAACGCAAGATCACCTGGACTATCATCATACAATGGAAGATTATCGTCGTGCTAAAGGGTTGCTGTTTGCACAGTTAGGAAACGCTTATAACCATGATCGTCCTAAATTTGCTGTTCTTAATGCTGATGATGCGGCAACCGAGGAATATATTAAAAACACGGCTGCTACAGTGATTACCTATGGTATTGACCGTGAAAGTGATATTCGTGCAACCAATATTCAAATTACAAACAGCGGCACAACGTTCGACTTAACAACACCGACAGAAACGGTTCGTGTAGAGATGAAGCTTATTGGGAAATTCAGCGTCTACAACGTATTAGCGGCTACGGCTTCATGTTTAGTATCAGGTATCCCTCTGTCAGTTATTGTCGAGGAAATAAAAGTGTTAGAAGGCGTGTCTGGGCGTTTTGAAGTGGTTGATGCGGAGCAAGATTTTACGGTTATCGTTGATTATGCCCATACGCCGGACAGCTTAGAGAACGTGTTAAAAACTGTAAAAGAATTCGCAAAACGCAATATATATGTTATTGTTGGTTGTGGCGGAGATCGAGATCGTACAAAACGACCAATCATGGCTCGAATTGCAGCTGAATACAGTACACAAGCTATTTTGACATCTGATAATCCACGAAGTGAAGATCCATTGGCTATTTTAAAAGATATGGAAGAAGGTTTGGATACAGATAACTATGTGACGATTGCTGATCGTGCAGAAGCTATTCGCTATGCAGTGGAAACAGCGCATGCAGATGATGTTATTGTCATTGCTGGAAAAGGGCACGAGACCTATCAAATTATTGGTAAAAAAGTATTCGATTTTGACGATCGAGAAGTAGCACGCAAAATGATTGAGGAGCGAAAGTAG